From the Maioricimonas rarisocia genome, one window contains:
- the moaD gene encoding molybdopterin converting factor subunit 1, translating into MNVSVQLFARARDLAGSERVSVDVPDDATVGDVRAALVREYPALEPIASSLLVAVDADYATDSKRLEQGQVVACFPPVSGG; encoded by the coding sequence ATGAATGTGAGTGTCCAGCTCTTTGCGCGTGCCCGGGACCTGGCAGGATCGGAGCGGGTGTCTGTCGACGTGCCGGACGACGCGACGGTCGGCGACGTGCGGGCGGCGCTGGTGCGGGAGTATCCGGCTCTTGAGCCGATTGCAAGTTCGCTGCTGGTCGCAGTTGACGCCGATTACGCGACAGATTCGAAGCGGCTCGAGCAGGGACAGGTCGTGGCATGCTTTCCGCCGGTAAGCGGGGGCTGA
- a CDS encoding bL17 family ribosomal protein, which translates to MRHRVRGRKLGRNASHRKAMFRNMAVSLIRSLRVDEDEPNKPSVPGRIITTQAKAKELRPFIEKLITMGKKAQPHIEAAEEYATDAERNSDEWKSWRKSDRWQQWNQRMAPALAYRRRAFSLLRDDEAVDILFDELAERFADRDGGYTRVVDLAEVRLGDGGRKSLIEFVGERDRQQSRSAAPMVVPETTDEEEPAAEVPESEQATDEAPAAEESADASAETEAEAGDEEKKSEE; encoded by the coding sequence ATGAGACACCGCGTACGTGGAAGAAAACTGGGCCGCAACGCCTCGCACCGCAAGGCGATGTTCCGCAACATGGCCGTCAGCCTGATCCGCTCGTTGCGCGTCGACGAGGATGAACCCAACAAGCCCTCCGTCCCCGGCCGCATCATCACCACGCAGGCGAAGGCCAAGGAACTGCGTCCCTTCATCGAGAAGCTCATCACGATGGGCAAGAAGGCGCAGCCACACATCGAAGCCGCCGAAGAATACGCGACCGACGCCGAACGCAATTCCGACGAGTGGAAGAGCTGGCGGAAGTCCGATCGCTGGCAGCAGTGGAACCAGCGGATGGCACCGGCCTTGGCTTACCGCCGTCGGGCGTTCTCGCTGCTCCGCGATGACGAAGCGGTCGACATCCTCTTCGACGAGCTGGCCGAGCGGTTCGCTGATCGCGATGGTGGCTACACCCGCGTTGTCGACCTGGCTGAGGTCCGGCTCGGCGATGGCGGTCGCAAGTCGCTGATCGAGTTCGTCGGCGAACGGGATCGTCAGCAGAGTCGCTCTGCGGCTCCGATGGTCGTGCCGGAAACGACTGATGAAGAAGAGCCGGCCGCCGAAGTTCCCGAGTCGGAACAGGCCACCGACGAGGCACCGGCGGCTGAAGAATCCGCAGACGCCTCCGCCGAAACGGAAGCTGAAGCGGGTGACGAAGAGAAAAAGTCCGAAGAGTAG
- the folE gene encoding GTP cyclohydrolase I FolE: protein MAVTDDKAAVTQESTPVDLPRIERAVREILEAVGEDPDRSSLVETPGRVARMYAELFGGLHSDPGRHLQKVFEEQYDELVLVRDISFNSMCEHHLLPFMGVAHVGYLPRGRVVGLSKLARVVEEISKRPQVQERMTHQIADLINRELDAKGVVVVLEATHTCMTIRGICKPGSLTVTSAVRGLFKSNQSSRAEVMALINRQ, encoded by the coding sequence ATGGCCGTGACCGACGACAAGGCGGCAGTGACACAGGAATCGACCCCGGTGGATCTTCCGCGGATTGAACGGGCGGTCCGGGAGATCCTCGAAGCGGTGGGAGAAGATCCCGATCGCTCGAGTCTGGTCGAGACTCCGGGCCGGGTCGCGCGGATGTATGCGGAACTGTTCGGCGGTCTGCATTCCGATCCGGGTCGTCACCTGCAGAAGGTCTTCGAGGAGCAGTACGACGAACTGGTCCTCGTGCGGGACATCAGCTTCAACAGCATGTGCGAGCATCACCTGCTGCCGTTCATGGGGGTGGCTCATGTCGGATACCTGCCACGTGGTCGCGTGGTGGGGCTGAGCAAGCTGGCCCGGGTGGTGGAAGAGATCTCGAAGCGGCCGCAGGTACAGGAGCGGATGACGCACCAGATTGCGGATCTGATCAACAGGGAACTGGATGCGAAAGGTGTGGTGGTCGTGCTGGAAGCGACGCACACCTGCATGACGATTCGCGGGATCTGCAAGCCGGGCAGCCTGACGGTGACCAGTGCGGTCCGCGGACTGTTCAAGTCGAACCAGTCCAGTCGCGCCGAAGTGATGGCGCTGATCAACCGGCAATGA
- a CDS encoding molybdenum cofactor biosynthesis protein MoaE has protein sequence MSESGMVRLTREEIDHAALLEEVRTHQAGAAVLFLGTVREMTNGRQTIALDYDAYPEMAIAKMQSLCDEVLERFPLTGVRVEHRLGRLELGDVSIAVAVSSPHRAAAFDAGRMLIDRLKEEVPIWKKENWADGTTEWVHPGTTESAPPKVGQREDSRS, from the coding sequence ATGTCGGAATCCGGAATGGTGCGGCTGACCCGCGAAGAGATTGACCACGCGGCCCTGCTCGAAGAGGTGCGAACCCACCAGGCAGGAGCGGCCGTGCTGTTTCTGGGGACCGTTCGCGAGATGACCAACGGCCGGCAGACGATCGCTCTGGATTACGACGCCTATCCGGAAATGGCGATCGCGAAGATGCAGTCCCTCTGTGACGAGGTCCTGGAGCGTTTTCCGCTGACCGGCGTGCGGGTCGAGCACCGACTGGGGCGGCTGGAACTCGGCGATGTGAGCATCGCGGTTGCCGTCAGCTCGCCGCATCGGGCCGCTGCGTTTGACGCAGGGCGGATGCTGATCGACCGGCTGAAGGAAGAAGTGCCGATCTGGAAGAAGGAAAACTGGGCCGACGGGACGACCGAGTGGGTGCATCCCGGTACGACAGAGAGTGCCCCCCCAAAAGTGGGCCAGCGTGAGGACTCACGGTCATGA
- a CDS encoding LutC/YkgG family protein, translating to MSTSRETILGKIRQHLPQAADPPQYAFEPIRYDDPVAQFTEVLKGIGGDCERVANAEEANARLKAIPQYAEAKKTCSHVEGIGQNTFDPYAVDDPRKLEDVDFAVLPGYLAVAENAAIWVTDEPVSHRVLYFLPQHLALVVPADQVVNNMHEAYERIEIGTRPLGTFIAGPSKTADIEQSLVIGAHGARSLTVFLLG from the coding sequence ATGTCGACGTCACGTGAAACGATTCTGGGAAAGATCCGGCAGCACCTGCCTCAGGCAGCTGATCCGCCGCAATACGCGTTCGAACCGATCCGCTACGACGACCCAGTGGCGCAGTTTACGGAGGTCCTGAAAGGGATCGGCGGGGATTGCGAGCGCGTGGCGAATGCCGAGGAGGCGAACGCGCGGCTGAAAGCGATTCCGCAGTATGCGGAGGCGAAAAAGACCTGCAGTCACGTCGAGGGGATCGGGCAGAATACGTTCGATCCGTATGCGGTGGATGACCCGCGGAAACTCGAAGACGTCGACTTCGCCGTGCTGCCCGGATACCTGGCGGTGGCGGAGAACGCGGCGATCTGGGTGACGGACGAACCGGTCTCGCACCGGGTGTTGTACTTCCTGCCGCAGCATCTGGCATTGGTTGTTCCCGCAGACCAGGTCGTGAACAACATGCACGAGGCGTACGAGCGGATCGAGATCGGCACGAGGCCGCTGGGGACGTTCATCGCCGGACCTTCCAAGACGGCGGATATCGAGCAGTCGCTGGTGATCGGGGCACACGGGGCGCGTTCGCTGACGGTGTTTCTGCTCGGGTGA
- a CDS encoding anaerobic glycerol-3-phosphate dehydrogenase subunit C, which yields MDELQQRISEDLAGMFRGGLAFDVVTRSMYATDASLYEIRPLGVAFPQDREDVAVLARYASENDIPLIPRGAGTGLAGGAVGTGLVVDFSRHMTAIESIGPDSVRVQTGVVLNVLNRALRETGRYFPPDPSNAAVTTIGGMLAVDAAGSHASRIGSTRDHVKSIELVLADGTIIETGAESPPPPLPLVEEPLFPALEDLSGSRRVVDGETKRHQLTHRLRSLLKDNEDLIRERQRPLVRNCSGYHLRNVLVDDELHLPRLLVGSEGTLGLFTAATLHTSPLPAHRGVVMLLFGHLEQATAAVCRIAEQQPSACDLMDRRLLSLAREADPRFAALIPRAAEAGLIVEQTGYSDAEVRERLRSVIASVRDVDSTAVVAQEAYDFDDVEWLWSLPTRVVPLLAGLKGTTRPLPIVEDIAVPPAMLNEVLTRAQKVFQKHGITASLYAHAASGQLHMRPFLSSPSREDGPRLEALARELYEMVVACGGTISGEHGDGLARTSFLRTQYGPLYRVFQQVKDIFDPHNLLNPGKIVSDDPHLTIKHFREHQREENGLVDLQLEWSAERANEVASRCNGCGTCRTQDAGLRMCPFFRNAPREEASPRSKANVLRGLMTGQLGPRDMATDPVREMADLCFNCKQCQLECPSAVDIPHLAIEAKAANVAANGLSRTDWILSRAHSFGQLGCTLAPVSNWLLHTRWMRWLVEKTVGIARERKLPTFARKTFLQASRQPWGDPERAKEKPIVYFVDHYANYHDPELAWALVRILEHHGVEVYVPQEQTGSGMAMVSAGDLETARELAAKNVRVLGELAREGSTIVCTEPAAALCLRDEYPLLLDHPDVGPLSRHVQDAGSLLLAWHQEGKLRTDFGEIERVVGYHTPCHSQALNQTDAYATLLSLIPGMRLHRIEKGCSGMAGAFGLTRHNFATSLEIGEDLIVRMQEPDLELGSSECSSCKIQMEQGTRTPTLHPLKLLAYAYGLMPGIAQRMQPAGKRLTVT from the coding sequence GTGGATGAACTGCAGCAACGGATCTCCGAAGACCTTGCGGGCATGTTCCGCGGCGGCCTCGCATTCGACGTTGTTACGCGTTCGATGTACGCGACCGATGCGAGCCTGTACGAGATCCGTCCGCTCGGAGTGGCCTTTCCGCAGGATCGGGAGGATGTCGCGGTTCTGGCGCGGTACGCGTCCGAGAACGACATCCCGCTGATTCCACGGGGAGCAGGGACGGGTCTGGCGGGGGGAGCCGTCGGAACGGGCCTGGTCGTCGACTTCTCGCGTCACATGACGGCGATCGAATCGATCGGTCCCGATTCGGTTCGTGTGCAGACCGGCGTCGTTCTGAATGTGCTGAACCGGGCTCTGCGGGAGACCGGCCGTTACTTTCCGCCCGATCCGTCGAACGCGGCCGTGACGACGATTGGCGGCATGCTGGCGGTGGACGCGGCCGGCTCGCATGCGAGTCGGATCGGTTCCACACGTGACCACGTGAAGAGCATCGAGCTGGTGCTCGCCGACGGGACGATCATCGAGACCGGGGCCGAGTCACCGCCGCCACCTCTGCCACTGGTCGAGGAGCCACTGTTTCCGGCTCTGGAGGATCTGAGTGGATCGCGACGCGTCGTCGACGGAGAGACGAAGCGGCACCAGCTGACGCACCGGCTGCGAAGTCTGCTGAAAGACAACGAGGATCTGATCCGCGAGCGACAGCGACCGCTGGTGCGAAACTGCAGTGGCTACCACCTGCGGAACGTGCTGGTGGACGACGAACTGCATCTGCCGCGACTGCTGGTCGGTTCGGAGGGGACGCTGGGCCTGTTCACGGCGGCGACGTTGCATACCAGTCCGCTGCCGGCGCATCGCGGGGTGGTCATGCTGCTGTTTGGTCACCTGGAGCAGGCGACTGCGGCGGTCTGCCGGATTGCCGAGCAGCAGCCGAGTGCCTGTGATCTGATGGACCGGCGGCTGCTGTCGCTGGCGCGGGAGGCGGATCCGCGGTTTGCGGCCCTGATTCCCCGCGCTGCCGAAGCGGGACTGATCGTCGAGCAGACCGGCTACTCGGACGCCGAGGTGCGGGAACGGTTGCGATCGGTGATCGCCTCGGTGCGGGACGTCGATTCGACGGCGGTTGTGGCGCAAGAGGCGTACGACTTCGACGATGTCGAATGGCTGTGGTCCCTGCCGACGCGTGTTGTGCCGCTGCTCGCCGGGCTGAAGGGGACAACGCGACCGCTTCCGATCGTGGAAGACATCGCCGTGCCGCCGGCAATGCTCAACGAAGTGCTGACGCGGGCCCAGAAGGTTTTTCAGAAGCACGGCATCACCGCGTCTCTATATGCGCATGCGGCGTCGGGGCAGTTGCACATGCGGCCGTTTCTGTCGTCGCCGAGCCGGGAGGACGGTCCGCGGCTGGAAGCGCTCGCCCGGGAGCTGTACGAGATGGTGGTCGCCTGCGGCGGGACGATCAGCGGCGAACATGGTGACGGGCTGGCCCGGACGTCGTTTCTGCGTACGCAGTACGGGCCGCTCTACCGCGTGTTTCAGCAGGTCAAGGATATCTTCGATCCGCACAACCTCCTCAATCCGGGAAAGATTGTCAGCGACGATCCGCATCTGACCATCAAGCACTTTCGGGAGCATCAGCGGGAGGAGAACGGTCTGGTCGATCTTCAGCTCGAATGGTCGGCCGAGCGGGCCAACGAGGTGGCTTCGCGATGCAACGGTTGCGGCACCTGCCGGACCCAGGACGCCGGGTTGCGGATGTGTCCGTTCTTCCGCAACGCACCCCGGGAAGAAGCGAGCCCTCGATCGAAGGCGAACGTCCTGCGGGGGCTGATGACCGGGCAGCTCGGCCCGCGGGACATGGCGACCGACCCGGTCCGCGAGATGGCGGATCTCTGTTTCAACTGCAAGCAGTGCCAGCTCGAATGTCCGTCGGCGGTGGACATCCCGCATCTGGCGATCGAGGCGAAGGCGGCGAACGTCGCAGCAAACGGACTGAGCCGGACCGACTGGATTCTCTCGCGGGCACACTCGTTCGGTCAGCTTGGCTGTACACTGGCACCGGTGTCGAACTGGCTGCTGCACACGCGATGGATGCGGTGGCTGGTCGAGAAAACGGTCGGCATCGCCCGGGAGCGGAAGCTGCCGACGTTCGCCCGGAAGACGTTTCTGCAGGCGAGTCGCCAACCATGGGGAGATCCGGAGCGGGCGAAGGAGAAGCCGATCGTCTACTTCGTCGATCATTACGCGAACTACCACGATCCGGAGCTGGCCTGGGCACTGGTGCGGATCCTCGAACATCATGGCGTGGAGGTGTACGTCCCGCAGGAGCAGACCGGCTCGGGGATGGCGATGGTTTCGGCCGGGGATCTCGAGACGGCCCGCGAACTGGCTGCAAAAAATGTTCGGGTTCTTGGCGAACTGGCAAGGGAAGGTTCGACCATTGTGTGTACGGAGCCGGCGGCGGCATTGTGTCTGCGCGACGAGTATCCGCTGCTGCTCGATCATCCGGACGTGGGGCCATTGTCGCGTCATGTGCAGGATGCCGGCAGCCTGCTGCTGGCGTGGCACCAGGAGGGGAAACTGCGGACGGACTTTGGCGAGATCGAACGGGTTGTGGGGTATCACACGCCGTGCCATTCGCAGGCTCTGAACCAGACGGATGCCTATGCGACGCTGCTCAGTTTGATTCCGGGAATGCGGCTCCATAGAATCGAGAAAGGGTGTTCGGGGATGGCGGGGGCGTTTGGCCTGACGCGTCACAACTTCGCAACATCTCTGGAGATCGGCGAAGATCTGATCGTCCGGATGCAGGAGCCGGACCTGGAGCTGGGCAGCAGCGAATGCAGCAGCTGCAAGATTCAGATGGAGCAGGGGACGCGAACGCCGACGCTGCATCCCCTCAAGCTGCTGGCGTACGCATACGGGCTGATGCCGGGCATCGCCCAACGAATGCAGCCGGCCGGAAAACGGTTGACCGTAACATGA
- a CDS encoding aminotransferase class V-fold PLP-dependent enzyme, with translation MTDGGGRIYLDNAATSWPKPEAVYAAVDRYQRELGVAVGRGATRRGAELQSIVDRCRQRAARLFNASSPQQIVFTFNGTDSLNLALHGVLRQGDHVVSTVAEHNSVLRPLREMQDRLGIDVTLVDVDGHGRIDPDAIAAAMRDETALVAITHASNVTGVIQPVEEVGRIVADSGALLLVDAAQTAGHLPIDVAQLQVDLLACPGHKGLLGPLGTGLLYCREGLEERLRPIRQGGTGSRSEDDRQPEALPDRYESGNHNAPGLIGLEQGLAWLEGQEPGRLRVHEIELTKALHSGLAAIENVVVYGPAAEERVGVVSFNLEGMEPQVVAGLLDESFGIETRAGLHCAPRMHEAMGTAVLGGTVRMSVGPMTTFDEIETAIVAVQQLARAF, from the coding sequence ATGACGGACGGGGGCGGCCGGATCTATCTCGACAATGCCGCGACGAGCTGGCCGAAACCGGAAGCCGTTTACGCAGCGGTCGATCGCTACCAGCGTGAGTTGGGCGTCGCCGTCGGGCGGGGGGCGACGCGCCGCGGAGCCGAATTGCAGTCCATCGTCGATCGCTGCCGGCAGCGGGCGGCCCGGCTGTTCAATGCGTCTTCGCCGCAGCAGATCGTGTTCACCTTCAACGGGACCGACAGCCTCAACCTGGCCCTGCATGGCGTACTGCGTCAGGGCGATCACGTCGTTTCAACCGTCGCCGAGCACAACTCGGTGCTTCGCCCGCTGCGGGAAATGCAGGACCGTCTCGGCATCGATGTAACGCTGGTGGACGTTGATGGACATGGCCGGATTGATCCGGACGCGATCGCGGCGGCCATGCGGGATGAGACTGCGCTGGTCGCGATTACGCATGCTTCGAACGTGACCGGCGTAATCCAGCCGGTCGAGGAGGTCGGGCGGATCGTCGCCGACTCGGGCGCCCTGCTGCTGGTGGATGCGGCCCAGACGGCCGGTCATCTACCGATCGACGTGGCGCAGCTGCAGGTCGATCTGCTGGCCTGCCCGGGACACAAGGGGCTGCTGGGACCGCTGGGGACGGGGCTGCTGTACTGCCGGGAGGGACTCGAAGAACGGCTGCGGCCGATCCGCCAGGGGGGAACGGGATCCCGCAGTGAAGATGATCGCCAGCCGGAGGCTTTGCCGGACCGGTATGAGTCAGGCAATCACAATGCTCCCGGGCTGATCGGGCTCGAGCAGGGGCTGGCGTGGCTGGAAGGCCAGGAGCCGGGACGGCTGCGGGTTCACGAGATCGAGCTGACGAAAGCGTTGCACTCGGGACTTGCAGCGATCGAGAACGTGGTTGTTTACGGTCCCGCGGCCGAGGAGCGTGTCGGGGTGGTGAGCTTCAATCTCGAAGGCATGGAGCCGCAGGTGGTTGCCGGCCTGCTCGATGAAAGCTTCGGCATCGAAACGCGTGCCGGCCTGCATTGTGCTCCCCGGATGCACGAAGCGATGGGGACAGCGGTGCTCGGTGGGACGGTGCGGATGAGCGTCGGCCCGATGACGACGTTCGACGAGATCGAGACGGCGATCGTCGCGGTCCAGCAGCTGGCGAGGGCATTCTGA
- the moaA gene encoding GTP 3',8-cyclase MoaA: MTAQLIDGFGRVHNNLRISVTDRCNIRCFYCMPADHVQFMDRKHLLTFEEIQRCARVAAGLGVNKIRLTGGEPLVRRDLHVLVNMLTSIEGITDVGMTTNGILLAEQAEALYAAGLRRLNVSLDALDPVKFREVTRRDGYEKVVEGIHKAQAVGFDPIKVNAVAIRGVTEGEIVPFGQFARETGVEVRFIEYMPLDADNAWERDKVLFASEIIEVLSQQIGPLEALPNDDPTAPAVDYAFADGVGRIGFIASVSQPFCASCNRFRLTADGKLRNCLFSLEETDVRALLRDGAEDAAIADAMRQSVAAKWEGHQINSATFVQPDRPMYSIGG; the protein is encoded by the coding sequence ATGACCGCCCAACTGATTGACGGCTTCGGCCGCGTGCACAACAACCTGCGGATCAGCGTGACCGATCGCTGCAACATCCGCTGTTTCTACTGCATGCCGGCCGACCATGTGCAGTTCATGGATCGCAAGCACCTGCTGACGTTCGAGGAGATCCAGCGGTGTGCCCGGGTGGCGGCGGGGCTGGGGGTGAACAAGATCCGCCTGACTGGTGGAGAGCCGCTGGTGCGTCGCGACCTGCACGTGCTGGTCAATATGCTCACGTCCATCGAGGGGATCACCGACGTCGGTATGACGACGAACGGCATCCTGCTGGCCGAACAGGCAGAGGCACTCTACGCAGCCGGGCTCCGACGACTGAACGTCAGTCTCGATGCACTCGACCCGGTAAAGTTCCGCGAGGTGACCCGGCGGGACGGTTATGAGAAAGTCGTCGAGGGGATTCACAAGGCGCAGGCGGTCGGCTTCGATCCGATCAAGGTGAACGCGGTTGCAATACGTGGTGTGACCGAAGGCGAGATCGTGCCGTTCGGTCAGTTCGCCCGCGAGACGGGCGTCGAAGTGCGGTTTATCGAGTACATGCCGCTCGATGCCGACAACGCCTGGGAACGGGACAAGGTGCTGTTCGCCAGCGAGATTATCGAGGTGCTTTCGCAGCAGATTGGACCTCTGGAGGCGCTGCCGAACGACGATCCGACGGCGCCGGCCGTCGACTACGCATTTGCGGATGGCGTCGGACGGATCGGGTTCATCGCGTCGGTCAGCCAGCCGTTCTGTGCGAGTTGCAACCGGTTTCGGCTGACAGCAGACGGGAAGCTGCGGAACTGTCTGTTCAGCCTCGAAGAAACCGACGTGCGGGCATTGTTGCGAGATGGTGCGGAAGACGCGGCAATTGCGGACGCGATGCGACAATCGGTTGCCGCAAAGTGGGAAGGCCACCAGATCAACTCGGCGACGTTTGTCCAGCCGGATCGTCCGATGTATTCGATCGGCGGTTGA
- the trpB gene encoding tryptophan synthase subunit beta: protein MSVATKNVPDASGRFGEFGRRFVPETLMHALDELGKEYERAKQDPEFRQRLELLLRTYVGRPSPLYFAERLTEHCGGAQIYLKREDLNHTGAHKINNTIGQGLLTLRMGKKRVIAETGAGQHGVATATACARFGLECVVYMGEEDIRRQRLNVFNMRTLGAEVRPVTSGSRTLKDATNEAMRDWMGSVESTHYILGSAVGPHPFPMIVRDFQSVIGSETREQCQERIGRLPDEVIACVGGGSNAAGMFYPFVEDDGVALTGVEAGGLGAEPGQHASPLSYGQPGILHGSYSYVLQDEDGQTQDVHSVSAGLDYPGVGPEHSYWKSTGRVQYTTSSDQDAIETFQTVARLEGILPAVESSHAIAHAMRAAKQRSSEDVIVVCLSGRGDKDVAEVARLTGQEI from the coding sequence ATGTCTGTCGCTACGAAGAACGTCCCGGACGCCTCGGGGCGTTTTGGCGAGTTCGGCCGCCGCTTCGTTCCCGAGACGCTGATGCATGCGCTCGACGAACTGGGCAAGGAGTACGAGCGTGCGAAGCAGGATCCGGAGTTTCGCCAGCGACTTGAGCTGCTGCTCAGGACGTATGTCGGTCGTCCGAGTCCGCTGTACTTCGCCGAGCGGTTGACCGAGCACTGCGGCGGCGCTCAGATCTATCTGAAGCGGGAAGACCTTAACCACACCGGCGCCCACAAGATCAACAACACGATCGGGCAGGGGCTGCTGACCCTTCGGATGGGCAAGAAGCGGGTCATCGCCGAGACCGGTGCCGGTCAGCATGGCGTGGCGACGGCGACCGCGTGTGCCCGATTCGGTCTCGAATGCGTCGTTTACATGGGTGAAGAGGACATTCGCCGGCAGCGGCTGAACGTCTTCAACATGCGGACGCTGGGGGCCGAGGTCCGGCCGGTCACGAGTGGTTCGCGGACGCTCAAGGATGCGACCAACGAGGCAATGCGGGACTGGATGGGGAGTGTCGAGTCGACCCATTACATCCTGGGGTCGGCCGTGGGGCCGCATCCGTTTCCGATGATTGTGCGGGACTTCCAGTCGGTGATCGGCAGCGAAACCCGCGAGCAGTGCCAGGAGCGGATCGGACGACTGCCGGACGAAGTGATTGCCTGTGTCGGCGGCGGTTCGAATGCGGCCGGCATGTTCTATCCGTTCGTTGAGGACGACGGTGTCGCGCTGACGGGCGTTGAAGCGGGCGGACTCGGGGCCGAACCGGGGCAGCATGCGAGCCCGCTCTCGTACGGGCAGCCGGGGATCCTGCACGGCAGCTACAGCTACGTGCTGCAGGACGAGGACGGTCAGACGCAGGATGTGCATTCGGTCTCGGCAGGGCTGGATTATCCCGGCGTGGGGCCCGAGCACAGCTACTGGAAGTCGACCGGGCGCGTGCAGTACACGACGTCGAGCGATCAGGACGCCATCGAGACGTTCCAGACTGTGGCCCGTCTGGAGGGGATTCTGCCGGCTGTCGAAAGCTCGCACGCGATTGCTCATGCGATGCGGGCGGCAAAGCAGCGGAGTTCCGAGGACGTGATCGTGGTCTGCCTGTCGGGCCGCGGCGACAAGGATGTGGCGGAAGTTGCCCGGCTGACGGGCCAGGAAATCTGA
- the trpA gene encoding tryptophan synthase subunit alpha — MTTAISSTFERLRSEGRLAFMPFVTAGDPDLTATVRLIRELAGKNVDLIEVGFPYSDPIADGPVIQASYTRALEHKLTVRQIFDAIAGLPKDGTPPLVAMVSFAIIFRHGPETFVQEAKEAGFAGFIVPDLPGDEATEFFGLTQKHGLDLVQLVAPTTPRERVKQVLASCSGFVYCIAVAGITGVREQVAENLLSQLEWLRQETDLPLAVGFGISRPEHVDPLRERADGVIVGSGIVRHFQRVADGEADVDAVLEQIGAFAGEMVAAAHGSEE, encoded by the coding sequence TTGACCACCGCGATTTCGTCCACATTTGAGCGTTTGCGGAGTGAGGGCCGGCTGGCGTTCATGCCGTTCGTCACTGCAGGTGACCCGGATCTGACTGCGACGGTGCGGCTGATCCGGGAACTGGCCGGCAAGAACGTCGATCTGATCGAAGTCGGTTTTCCGTACAGCGATCCGATTGCCGACGGGCCGGTAATCCAGGCGTCGTATACGCGGGCACTGGAGCACAAGCTGACGGTGCGGCAGATCTTCGATGCGATCGCTGGCTTGCCGAAAGACGGGACGCCGCCGCTGGTGGCGATGGTCTCGTTCGCGATCATCTTCCGCCACGGGCCTGAGACGTTCGTTCAGGAAGCAAAGGAAGCGGGCTTTGCCGGTTTCATCGTGCCGGATCTGCCGGGCGACGAAGCGACGGAGTTCTTCGGCCTGACGCAGAAGCACGGCCTGGACCTGGTGCAGCTGGTGGCACCGACGACGCCCCGCGAGCGGGTCAAGCAGGTGCTGGCCTCCTGTTCGGGATTCGTTTACTGCATTGCAGTCGCCGGCATCACGGGTGTGCGGGAACAGGTGGCGGAAAACCTGCTGTCGCAACTGGAGTGGCTGCGGCAGGAGACGGATTTGCCGCTGGCGGTCGGCTTCGGCATCAGCCGGCCGGAGCATGTCGATCCGCTGCGGGAACGGGCCGACGGCGTCATTGTCGGTTCGGGAATCGTGCGTCATTTTCAGAGAGTTGCCGACGGCGAGGCGGACGTGGATGCGGTGCTGGAGCAGATCGGAGCGTTCGCGGGCGAGATGGTCGCGGCGGCGCACGGGAGTGAGGAGTAA